In Candidatus Zixiibacteriota bacterium, the following are encoded in one genomic region:
- a CDS encoding ROK family protein, translating into MSKAYAGIDLGGTNIKFGLVSTDGEPIIARTVPSNASEGAESILASLLECGQELLLFADENGFDIDYLGIGSPGTVDSERGRILGHSPNIPGWQDTEVSEKLSEKLNLPVHVDNDANVMAVAEVKFGAARGYENVICTTVGTGIGGAVIIAGQLVRGASYSAGELGHVPVVKDGKKCSCGLSGCVEAYAGASGLLDILRESALFSSSASKLAEDLKNGR; encoded by the coding sequence ATGAGTAAAGCTTACGCCGGTATAGACCTGGGCGGAACCAATATCAAATTTGGTTTGGTCAGTACGGATGGCGAACCGATTATCGCCCGGACGGTTCCTTCCAATGCATCCGAAGGTGCGGAAAGCATCCTGGCCAGCCTGCTCGAATGCGGGCAGGAATTACTTCTTTTTGCTGATGAAAACGGTTTCGATATCGATTACCTCGGGATAGGTTCGCCGGGTACTGTCGATTCCGAACGGGGCCGGATTCTTGGCCATTCACCCAATATTCCCGGATGGCAGGACACCGAGGTCTCTGAAAAATTATCTGAGAAGCTGAATCTTCCTGTTCATGTCGATAACGATGCCAACGTGATGGCTGTGGCCGAGGTCAAATTCGGCGCGGCGCGCGGTTATGAAAACGTTATCTGCACCACTGTCGGTACAGGTATCGGCGGGGCCGTGATTATCGCTGGTCAGCTCGTTCGGGGAGCGTCGTATTCGGCCGGAGAACTGGGCCATGTGCCGGTGGTCAAGGACGGCAAAAAATGCAGTTGCGGTCTGTCGGGATGTGTAGAAGCGTATGCCGGCGCTTCCGGTCTGCTCGATATCCTGCGCGAGTCAGCATTGTTTTCAAGCTCCGCAAGCAAACTGGCGGAAGATCTCAAAAATGGTCGA
- a CDS encoding ornithine cyclodeaminase family protein (catalyzes the interconversion of alanine and pyruvate), whose protein sequence is METYIISRSIIENALDMELCLASVEKAFRLYGQDKIQMPAKTFLEFPQFNGDLRNHSTYVPDLDIAGIKASSVHLDNSTFKLETVVGTIILIDPKNGFPLAILDGTYITRMRTGAAGGLAAKYLANPDIEQVGFVGAGNQARSLFEALITVHPEIKKAIVYDIKPDKAEAFARFCREHKNLEVEVVEEIDKAVTGCGIVNTCTSSRQPLFDDSVVSPGTHINAIGADAEGKQEMSSQVIKNAYLVIDSWLETSRTGEINVPFHMGEISQSDIDATLSEVILGIKTGRSSADQVTVFDSAGIAIQDIVTAWDVYQSLMQAGSDRDGLLTVDLLR, encoded by the coding sequence TTGGAAACTTATATAATCTCGAGATCAATTATCGAAAATGCGCTCGACATGGAATTATGTCTCGCCTCGGTGGAAAAAGCCTTTCGCCTCTATGGCCAGGATAAGATTCAGATGCCGGCCAAGACTTTTCTTGAGTTTCCCCAGTTCAATGGTGACCTGCGCAATCATTCCACCTATGTGCCGGATCTCGATATTGCCGGAATAAAGGCTTCCAGCGTGCACCTCGACAACAGCACGTTCAAACTCGAAACAGTTGTCGGCACTATCATCTTGATAGATCCCAAAAACGGTTTCCCGCTGGCGATTCTGGACGGCACGTATATCACCAGGATGCGTACCGGCGCGGCGGGTGGCCTGGCGGCCAAATATCTCGCCAATCCGGATATCGAGCAGGTCGGTTTTGTCGGAGCAGGAAACCAGGCCAGGTCACTGTTTGAAGCCCTGATAACCGTTCATCCTGAAATTAAAAAAGCAATCGTATATGACATAAAACCGGATAAGGCCGAAGCTTTCGCCAGGTTCTGCCGTGAGCATAAGAATCTCGAAGTCGAAGTTGTCGAGGAGATTGATAAGGCTGTTACGGGATGCGGGATCGTCAATACCTGCACCTCTTCCCGTCAACCGCTGTTCGATGATTCCGTGGTCTCCCCGGGAACCCATATCAACGCCATCGGGGCCGACGCCGAGGGGAAACAGGAAATGTCTTCCCAGGTTATCAAAAACGCCTACCTGGTGATCGACAGCTGGTTGGAGACCTCCCGCACAGGAGAGATAAACGTTCCTTTCCACATGGGAGAAATCAGCCAGTCGGATATCGATGCCACCCTGAGCGAAGTTATTCTCGGGATAAAGACAGGGCGCTCATCGGCAGACCAGGTGACAGTGTTCGACTCGGCCGGGATCGCGATTCAGGATATCGTTACAGCCTGGGATGTCTACCAGAGCCTGATGCAGGCCGGGTCCGACCGGGATGGATTACTCACTGTTGATTTACTTCGCTGA